CCGGCGACGGCCAGGTGAGCTTCGGCAACACGGTGATGAAGCATACCGCGCGCAAAATCCGCACCATGAATGACGGCAAGGTCCTTGCCGGATTTGCCGGCAGCGCCGCCGACGCCTTCACCCTTTTTGAAAAATTTGAAGGAAAATTACAGGAGTTTCGCGGCAATCTGACGCGCGCGGCGGTGGCTCTGGCCAAAGACTGGCGCACCGACCGTGTGTTGCGCCGCCTTGAGGCACTGCTGGTGGTCGCCGACCGCGAGGCGACACTGGTGATTTCCGGTGCCGGGGACGTCATCGAGCCTGACGACGGCATCGCCGCCATCGGCTCGGGCGGCCCCTATGCTCTGGCCGCGGCCCGCGCCCTGGCGGAAAATTCGGCGTTGAGCGCTGGTGAAATCGCCGAGAAGGCCATGCGTATTGCTGCCGATATCTGTATATATACCAACGACCAGATCAAACTGGAGACTCTGTCGTGAACAATTTCACCCCAAGAGAAATCGTTTCTGAACTCGACCGCTACATCGTCGGGCAGAACGCTGCCAAGCGTGCCGTAGCCGTCGCCCTGCGCAACCGCTGGCGTCGCCAACAGGTACCCGAAGAACTGCGCGATGAAATCGCTCCGAAAAACATCATCATGATCGGCCCCACCGGAGTCGGCAAAACCGAAATCGCCCGCCGCCTGGCCAAACTCGCCCAGGCGCCCTTCATCAAGGTCGAAGCCAGCAAATTCACCGAGGTCGGCTACGTCGGCCGCGATGTGGAGAGCATGGTGCGCGACCTGGTCGATCTGGCCATCATTATGATCCGCGAGGAAGAAGCGGGCAAAGTACGCCTCAAG
The DNA window shown above is from Geoalkalibacter ferrihydriticus DSM 17813 and carries:
- the hslV gene encoding ATP-dependent protease subunit HslV gives rise to the protein MFHATTILCVRKDGTVALAGDGQVSFGNTVMKHTARKIRTMNDGKVLAGFAGSAADAFTLFEKFEGKLQEFRGNLTRAAVALAKDWRTDRVLRRLEALLVVADREATLVISGAGDVIEPDDGIAAIGSGGPYALAAARALAENSALSAGEIAEKAMRIAADICIYTNDQIKLETLS